CAGATTGCTAGTTTATCTGTACCATTGCATACATTTAAATTAGCATGAATGAAAATAGAGTGTTGGTGGCGTTTGTTTAAAACAGAGGTGAGGCTTGACTGACATCTGAGATAGTTGCCAGGCAATTTAAAAACGGTTTTATTGACATGTTTAACGCAGACAAGTGGTTGTGCAACACAACTCCACCTCAAGCACAGGTTTAAACATATCCAGTGTTTCCTGTACAATTTTAGCACCAGGGGGACGATTtgattaaactattttttatttttagtaaggTGCTACTGCTAGATCACAACCAAAGCTTTTTAATCTTGACTTTCTAGTGAACCACATCTATAAACTATAAACTATTAGGCAAAATAATTAGCCTCATACCAGTATTTGTGTTACTTACATTAGATTACTAATACCACttgggctgcacgattatgcccaaaattataattgtatcacgattataatcacaattatttattatctcAAAAAATATCAGTTTTTTTACATGACTTTTTGACAAACATGTGTAAAGTTtgcagtgcaaaatgaagctttaaataacaattatactaaaaaaatatatactaaaaaatgctaaataaacaaataaaccgATAATTTAAAATTTACCggctaacaaaataaatacattattactgAGTGCAGAGCCCGTATTTTGAATGTAAATATTCCCAACGCTCAGATTAATTTAGTTGTAATCACGAGTAAAATTTGATTACATTTTCTGCCCTAGTTTCAACTTAACAAACAAACTTATATTTATGATGAAAGTGGGTGTTTCAAATGAACTAGAATGCTTTGTGTTAGGAAAGCAATGGcttagtttgttttgtttgttgcatttttatttattgtggggttttttttctactaGCTCAATATATgtattacatactgtatttgttgTGAATTGAAGCTTAGATTCTAGTTGTCATTACAAAGTGTAACTTGAAGAATATTCTTTAAGGAGATTTTTTAGTACTTAAAACGTTGTGTTTATCTTTTACCGAACAGGATCTCTATTACTTAGAATATGCCGTTGGTGTTGGATCAAGTCAAATTCACTGAGTTGTGTTTAGTGAACAAAGAGATCcttaacatatttaaacaaaGTCTTTTATCGTAAACACACTGCTTATTCTAACATTAACTCTCCTACAGTCGAGGGAAATGTTCTGTCTTGTCATGTGTTGGGAGAAGATTGAGTCGATCAGCAGGTAGCAGCAGGCAGTGGAAGGCCGAAAGCATTTACACTAATAGGCTCTACCATGCACTGTAATCCTCAGGGTTTAAAGGTAGAGGGAAGACCAGTCCTCAGCGAGTGTACATAATAAATCAAATGCACAAATGTCAGTTTCCTACAGTTTGTATAAAATCTTGTGCTTTGGGGTTTGTTTTTGCTCAGAATGTGCATTGGCCCGTGGCTGTCTCTTAGAGCTACTGACTTAAGCCAAACACCAATTAGGGACACATGATATAAAGTTTTAACGTATCTCTCCTTAGATTTGTAGACCATTGATCACCAGTAATAAAACAGGCTTTGGATTTCAAACCACATTTCTGAGTATGGTTTCTCTCTAACTTGCTCCCTGTTTGTCCAGTCCTCATGTTGGCCCTGGCTCTGTGTGTTTATTCTGCCATGTGGGTGTGGCATTATGACTCACAGCATTGGTGTGTGTTTCCACTCCGTGGTTAGTTTTGGTTGGCAGTATGCAAAGGAGAGGCTTTTCGGGCCAGTTGACATTTTTTCTAATGTAGATTTGAACGTTCAGAATCACGCTGCTGTGCCTTTGTTCTTGTCGGGTTTTTTTCTCAATTGTAAGTGAGTCACTTCCTTCTGTGAGCAAGACAGCATCACGACTCTATGAAGGactgttggttttgttttgctgaACATGATGCTTTGCACATTGACAAACAGGCAGGATATTTCCCCTCCTCCAGTATGGATTTGATGCCAAATGGCCCTTAAGGCTTGTTTGATTATAAAAGAATTTCTATGctgcaaataaattaaacacacattttcttGTAGCAACTGACATGCAATTGTTTATTGATCTTGTTTTATTAGACTTGTATACTGTTATTACTCACCTCCGCTCTGTTTGTTTCCTCCCCCACCCCACTCGTCCCTCCTGTTTCTCAGCTCTAGCTACTCCAAAGCGGCCCTAGAGTTTGAGAAGAAGAACCAAATGGATCCTGTGTACGATTCACCAAGGATGTCACGAAGAAGCCTGCGTTTGAGGAACCGTGCCGGTTTTCATAGAGACGAAAGCCAGGTTGATAACTCCCAAAATTATGGAAGCGGCTACGTCCCCACCAGCAGAGAGACACGGTGAGAACAAAGTTGTAAATGTCACAATGCTTGGCATTTTATAGATTACCCATTAGTTGCATGTGTATTGTTTGAGCCATCAAGTGTCAGCTTGACTAACAAGCTGACTTCTGACAGTTCCTGTTGAGATGACATTCAGTATGGACGGTCTAATGTCCGATAAAAGTATAAAACTTTGGCTTAAATGGAATTGTTGGGTTTATTCTATTTTGTAGGTTCATCGAAGTGTAGTTTAAATGTGGTTCAAgcacattggccctcatttatcaaccgttcatACCTTCAGATCTGAGCGTGAGATGTGCCTTTGACCATACGTAAGCTTCATTATTTATCAACTCAGAAGTGATTGTACGCTGCGATCAGATCGCACGCCAGGTCTGACCTCGTGtacgcaaatctgagtgtgtggatttgagGTTCAGCACAGCAACATCTGACTGAGACTAAacataaagtattaaacaagcctcagctgtcatttaagcataaacacacatttagaaCAGATTTAATGgattattaaaatgaattaaactaattaaaaataatctaaaaaagcCCATGTTATGACTTAcaccacttttttggttttcctttcatGGAAATAACCCCACTATTAAGCTCTGCTACCGTCCGAGCAAGAGCGCATAGGTTCACCCAGTGCACATGCACAGGACGCGCTGCTATGCTCTATCTTGGAGAATATGGTCCTATTTCCTCCGTGCAGCACAGTTGTAGGGAGTAAAtaggacctcattcatgcttttaaatgtaaattgttCCTTAAACTTTACCAAATGCACTGACATAATAAACATTGACAAGGGACATTTcgtcatttttaaggcttttttttagcGTTTtgattaatttcttttaatgtgatatttattgcctgAAGCGTGCAGACTGAGattgatataaacataatatCCGCGTGTGTATCCAGGATCCCTGCTGTGAAATTGTTTTTAGCGCACACGGGGGCAGATGTTAcctgatcctcttccacagagcgtttaaatgtgcttctttaattacagttttcacatgttcaaaaagcacatctttatTTTGTTCCACCTAAGATGTGAGGATGccaattttcatcttggaaaaccttttcttgtttgacctcagtgggcggggcctctgaaACAGGAgtgcgtaacatgttaatgacgatcaaattcagccgctgcatttatcaacacctgatcatttgtacgcGGGGATTGGTCAGATGCGAATGTTTCACGTTGGTCCTGTTGTACCACCAAATGTGCACTCAAGATTTGCACtcgttttcacgcaaggttgataaatgagggccagtgCGAGAGCTCACACTACATCAAAACTGACAGCATTTTAACAGCAACattgtgtcttttgttgtcaGGGTGCACTGGAACACTACTTCCAGCTCTGCTACTCTATCCTCGAATCAACGTGCTACCCCGAGGATGAACCTCTCGTTTTCAGCTGCCAGCACCCCAATTAGGGGCAACTACACAGAGACTGACCAGTCCCACTTGATACAACAAACCGTTACCACAGGGACCGTCAATGAACAACAGGGTCAGTGAAATGCAAAAGTTTTAGAAGTATATATCAATATGTCTTGTGTAACATGCAGATAATTAACCAAATTTTGACAACTCGTATACATTAAAGGCACACAGTGGACTTTTTGTCCTagagagttgacccatatgaggcACTTGAAagtatcaatgctctgagcagggcttccctcttgaaaatCTGTCCATGTAATTTTGGAGAGATGGACcctctttggccaggtcatgtgacctgctTCACACCCCAGCCCCACTGACCCAGCTCTTAGAGCCAATCCTGatcccaaagttacaggtcatCTACTgcctgcatacacaatcaaaagacaagggaggctggcccgactgactgactgttgattttgacagtgctgcggcgcttgtggccactagggaaagttacaggtctagcaccTCTCGTggtcaaaagttacacagtgtgccttacaggagttgttttatttattctttttgaaagtttaaaatgttgTCGCCATTGcaaatgaaaaatacataaataggtTATTTGAAATTGTGAGAAAAGGATGATGTGCATAAAGAAAGTAATGCTCCTAATCACTGCACTCTTCAGACCACTATGCCTTCCACAACCCCTCAAGTGTCAACGGGAACACCAGCGTGTCACAATCTCCCTTGTCAATGAACGGCTACATGTGCAGAAACTGCTTGCTAAACTCTCAAGAAACGGACTCCTGCTACACGCAATCTTCATCACAGGCAAGATCATCGCAAGCAGCAGAAACGGGCGCCGATTTCctttcttcatcatcctcacccTTCACAAGCATATACACCAGAGACAGGCGTCTGAAGAAagctggtaaaaaaaacaaaacaccttGGATTAAATCACACTGattattttgttacatttaactcactcagtgccattgacgagataatttgtcatttcaaatccaaacgctcagtgccattgacgagataactcatcATTTGCGGTTATTCACgaggattactagaaaacactctggcggaggtccctcatcagtatctaagctgtggggtgttgtagtgaccaactgtgccctgaagatggcagcagtacacctttagatgagagattagccactgatgctaccattacctaaggaggaagaagcaggaacgaatGAGTTTATGGCGCTatggagtgatattgtgaagtatccagcagctcacagcaccacatactaacacagaacatgtatggacatgagtagattattgataatgttgcgatggtgagataaaaccattaaCTAAcagggctaaacgggtcattgcTGCGTGTTGGGAGGAGGGAGGTGGGAGGGGGgctacaaaatacccccagcctgtgagccagataacaaaataataggtgacacgtaggagATAGtggcgcacctttggatgagagatcatctgTGCTCAGCAGAACTAAGGGGGAGAgtaggaaaggcgtttacgagacagaaaatggcgctatgtacaagagttgacgttcccagcagcgcacactggaccaaagcatgtgtggaactcatggatagtgtggcaatGGTGAGATAAGACGataaaaaaaacggggaacgcagtgactcTCTgaatgtccgggaggaagaggaagttgcatATGTGCagactgacaggagagaaacttggaggaatgccaaaatacagtaagaaatctattcaaatctgacccagatagcaaaatgataataattttgccatcaaaagcccggtctcagtgtttttttttttttatatataaggaaacaatgttcagatgttagagttgtcactaaagcaaaaataatagctttaaagtcactgacagggttttttttaggctgttttctcagctttttgctctgaaactgaagatttgtgtataacttgctctattcaactgctgattacaaaagaacgaaacaagccaggAACAAATTCTTTtctttgatgaaagtagaggcttcaatctttcagatggtgtcagatttcaggtAGTCATAGCAGAAAtaattctgtgggtctttaaaatcagtcaaaatgctcaaaaacgtctggcactgaggggggtagaaaatctgaaaatggctggcactgaatgagttaacgtATGCAGAGTGAAATGTTTTATAAGACTATAAAAATGACTATATTTTGGTTATGATGTTAAAGCTTGTGATGGTTGTGTTGCTCCAGGTTTCTTGGGAACAGTTTCAAATGGGTGTGCGCGCTGTTGCAAGCAAGCTATGGCTTCTGTCGTGTCGTTATTCATCACAATTTGCAGCTATGCGTTCTGGGTTGGTTCAAAGGTCAGGAGCCAATCAGAAAAAGGTATTCATAAAGGTAAACATTTCTCCTCATTTTTAAAcgtctgttttcattcagtcgtCTTGAGGACTTCTAGAGATGTTGATTTAAAACCTATTTGGGCGGCAGTTGCTCAGTCCGTAGGGACATAGGTTGGGAACCGGAGGGTCGCCGATTTAAGTCCCGGTGCGGACCAAAATgcggaagttgttctggtagccgGGGTAGGTGCCAGGACACTTCTCGAGCActgccgaggtgcccttgagcaaggcgttgaaccccaacactgctcttgTGCGCTCCCTTCATAGTAAAAGTAGTCCCgctctgacatctctccattaatgcatgtccacaggtcctgtttgtgcatgtgtgtaattcgggcctatgtgtgtgagaagcatgtccctagAATAAGAGTGTAAAAACCcaaatttccccctgggattattaaagtaGCCCAAATTTTATCTAAATCTACAGTTTTTGACATTTGTATATGTTGCTGGAACTGTTCACATGATGAGTGTTTAAATTTGGTGTGAATTGTTTTTCCCTTAATACATTCACCTCTTTATAATCCTGTCACCATATTTAACTGTGAAGGTTTTCTCGAATTTTATTGTCAAAACAGGcgtgtgttttttaaaactcaGTGTGTGGCCTGGTGTGTTGTCAGGTATTTTTACATCGTTTATGGACACGGTAAGACGAGCCGGGTCTTCCAGTGTGTCTCACCTGTGGATGTTAAAGCAGAGCACTCTCCACAGGATGCTGGGCCACAGGGCTAATGACTATGAAGGACAAGGTACTTGCTGTCACAGCAAAGGTCAGAGGTCGTCGCCCATGGCCTTTCATGCGTCCCGTCTTTATAAATAACACTTTCAGCCTCACTTTCTCCTCTGTCTGAGCTCCAGCACCTGTCTTGTGTATAGGGTCAGAGATGCATGTTATTGGGATTAATACGGTACTTTTATTTAGTGTCTGTTTCTCTTCCAGCTCATCCAGCTGTTTCTTCCTCTTTCATCTTAACtttctagagcaggggtgtcaaactcaatttaattcaggggccaaatacagaccaatTTAAtcccaagtgggccacagatttcatcATTCACGTggcttagtttgcacttccacgtataccGTATTAGTATTTAAAAGTATgcaaggcaccgacaatatccaatcaataagtgacagatatcagtccatgCAGGatcttaaatttccttgatttttgtgaccaatttgtatttatttggggaataatttgaggaaaattgtaggatttttgaaatattgattGTTCTTGTAACAATTTGAAGTTCAAAATAATTGCCATCATATGATACTCTGTAATCATGGGGAAAATGTGCAGTTTCATTGAACTTGTGTATATAGAGCTACTGAGATAGCTATAATTGAATTAGTTACACAAGGATTCatgttttcattgtcatttttttaactttctcctgtgaGCCGAGttgggagctttaaagggctggatttggcctccgggccttgagtttgacacatatgttCTAGAGGATCTACTTCCACAAACGTGTTGAGTAGTTCATAGGCATTTAGAACACTTTAAACTATGATTCTTTTCACAGAAGCCTGAATATCATTTAACCCTTCCTTTCTATTTCTAACCGTATGCGTTTCGACCTGTTTTCATGCCTTTCTTTACTCATCTCTCATCGAGGCACAGATCTTCTCAGCTTGCATCTTGTATTCATCAGAACTTTTTTTGCCGTCGCTACTTTCTTAAACCATGTGTTCTTCTTATACAAAcacagttgttttgtgtatgttgcaGCACACTCCAGCTTCTGCGGAAGCATGAATGTGAAGGAGCTGATGAAGCAAGATGAATCTCATCTCAATCTCAATGGCTCTTTGTGTAAGAACACGTTACTCAAAGACAAATATCCAGCTGGCCGATTTATActcactcgtgtgtgtgtgtgtagatgtgattGACAGAAGGGATTATATGTCAAGCAGAGGCTGCATGAGTGGCTTTTTCTGGTCCGCAGCCTGTTGACCTCTAGGACCCGCAGATGTGACGTTTTCTCCTTTTAACGCTAAGAGAAAAGCTGCACATGCTATAACCTAATCACTGTTTTTCTACTGAAAGTTGAAGAAGGAAAGTTAAAGTTATGGATGTCAACGCAAAAAGCTGCTTGATGTTGAAGGACACACCGTGCTTTTTGcctgcttattttgttttaactcgcaatttatttcataattaatttgtaaaatttAATAGATTCTTTGTTCAGAATCGAATTTTTACACGTTCGTTAACATATTaggggtttttttgtgtctgaTCTTGCTTGCCGACATAAACAGGTGATGACTGTAAAGGGAAGCAGTTCTCTCAGACACACTCCATCCACGCGCAGTCGTCCAGGTTTCACCGCCTGGGACACACCTTATGGAGCTCCCTACCTAGTACAGGTTAATCAATACTTTGTcctaataatgatgataatctgtaggggtgtcccgatccgatattgatatcagatatcggtccgatatcagccagaaaacgaatattggattttatcggactgcatctaaaatctccgatatataatattattatatttattcaattgtagaatactgtagatattatgttgaaggttaaaatgtatgtaaccaattggttaataataaatgggtcagtttttctcatacctactattgctgactattgttctctgagtaacatcacttgattaagccttttctaacattccacactacaaaataagtcataaaagtatgtatgattcgtgctgatttCATATTGGATCGATATTGGTATTGGCCATTACTCAAGGCTACACAattggtattgtatcggaagtgaaaaagttgtatcgggacatctctaatAATTTGTGTAAACAGTACACATTACAAATGGGTAAATATTTCAAGCTTGTTCTcgttgcaatttttttcttgcCGCTTACTGTATATTGACTTTTGGATGCCCCTGCTGTGTTTGTGTCTTCCATGTGATTGTCTCTGCCAACCAACTTCTTATGTGACTCATTTGTGCCTAGGGCTGGGATCAGGCGTGGGATATGTTGGACACAGTTTACTGGCAGTGCTCTGGACACTTTTTGCTTTTCCAGGTAACAGTTTGGTCTTTTCTACCCAGAAATGTTCATCTTCAGTTTACACTTTGCCTCTTCAAAGTAATCTtgatatatttcaaatttctctctacttaaataaataatttaaacttCAACAGTGGCTGCTGTCAGGAAAGTTTTCTGGCTACTCGCAACAGGATGGTATGGGCTGGTATATCTCATGTCTGCCCTCAACGTCTTCTTTTTGACACGGTGAGAATCTCTACACATTAACACACgtatattttattatgaatgcactgaaatgaaaacCGCAAATGGTAAAACCAAGGTAGAAAACTGAAAATTGCAAGTTATTAGTCCAattgcatttctggctctgaatgtgtactaacctcactaaaattaaaacatttcaattgtATAAATGactattaatgcttcaaagaatattCTAACAATGTACAATTTAATATAAAAGTTTGACTTGACTTCACTCAtatgttaaataataatgttcagGCCTATAATTGACTAAGCTGCTGAAAGAGtctaattaaatatgttctctcattaaaacacaaattgcATTTAGGTTCTTGGTGAAGATCAGCTTCTGAGAACCGAAAATGTACTTTTGGGCCATTCTCAGCCGAGAATGTGGCTGGAATTTTGGTGCCTCactatattttatcatttaaagttCAACCAGAATTTATCCTCCCTTTAGAATTAGTTTGAACCTTTTCCTATTGAAGCTGTAACATGTCTATGAGAGTGTGGATTGAAGTAAGACTTAGCTTACATGTAGGTTTTTTCACTTTAGGTTAATTTGTACATTAGGTCAAAACTTTAGCTTTTAGGATTCTTAGAATGACACAATTTTTTGATTTCCACATCTTTCccgtttttgttttaaagacgTTTCAATAATTTAATGGATCTTTCTGACCTTCCTTCTCTGATTTGAGTAATAACCTTCTCTATGACTCTGTGTTTCAGAATCCTTCCCAAACTGTGGATCCTCCTGTGGCTTCTCTTACCCCTGCTGCTCTTTTTGGGTGAGTTTGAGAACCTGCAGCATCTCACTGCTTCACATCAGATTATAATGCAGTGAACGCAGAGGAAAGCTGGTGGTGTAGAAGTCGGTGATATAATCAGCAAACACCCCCTGTGTGGGCAGATGGTTATGCTTGAGATTTGTCATGATCATTTCTCTGGTGCAGTTTAGTTTTTTAGCTGTATACAATAAAGAAGCAATAAGGCAATTTAAATTCTTAAATTATGTGTTAAAAAgcttaaaatctgttttataaaTAGATATGCTGCTAGTTATGATGTGTGTCTCCTGTTTAAGACTGAGTTTAATGAATGACTATTATCTGAGTGAACATTATGATTGCTAAGTTTGTGTATCTTCTCCTTGTAGCTTTATGGCTGTGGGGTCCATCCCTTGCCTTCCTTTCTTCATTTCCAAGTACCACCTCTGTTCCTCTTCCTGTCCCAGGGTCAgataatacaataaacaggaatcCAGCCACCCCAGCCTCACAAGTGCCGGTAAAAGCAATGACCTATTTCCAGagaaaagtgacattttgcTAAAATAAGATTTGTGATTTGTGCTGTAAAACTGAAGTGGCAAAGTTTCTCCTTCTTTTCCAACAGCCAATTCGTCTCCCTGAGACGGTTTCTGCTTTGGACTTGGAGCGTCTTAAGCACATGGAGCATCAGCTTGCCCAGTTATTTGAGCGAATCCATCACAGGGACCAGAGAGAAGAGCAGCTCCACACACCGACGGACAAGCAGAGCCTGGGTCTGTGGGTGTCCTCCCTGCTGGAGCAGAAGATTAAGCTGCTGCGTGGAGAGCTGGACCAGGAGAACACTCTCAGAGTTCAGGTAAGAACAAGAAGATCCACACTCACTGCTCAAATATTGGTTTGAATTAGCGAGTATTTGTTTGGGTGATTTCTTTGTTTGATTCCTCACAGAGTGTAGAGGAACGACTCCAACAGGGTCAGGCTGCTCGACTGGCAGATGTAGAGCTGCTTATCAAAGCGCTTTCTGACAAAACAGAGGTATGTACAGCAGATTTACAACTATACCACTGAAGACCGGAGCCTGCTGACTTTAGTATAGCCTTACATCTAAATTTAGATGTAAAAATGGTTTCTTATTATGcagtaatttgtgtgtttttagggccCGAGCACTGAAGGCCCTATTgttcctttttattattattattattattattattattattctgacaCTTTACTTGGGTTTTTGAGGCCCTTCCCGGCGGTGCAGATTCATGAAATTTGGCAGGAATGTATAGTTTGGTGAAAAATCTAAAGTGTAGTTTATTGATGCAATGTCAGGACTCATTAGCGCCACCTAGCGTTTATAACTTTCCACTGGTTTGAACTAGATGGCATTTAGTAGGTATATGCATTGGACCATGACtagcaaaaatgtaaaagaGAACTAAAATCTAAATTCAACAGGAAGTCTGCAATTTTGAATTTAGCAGGCCAAATTTGGcacttttattcagtttttggcCAAAACACACGAATTTCTCATAGTGTTCAAAAGTTTTTGAACCATGGCACACCTAATGAATTCAAGAACGTTTCACTGCAAATGGATAAACAAGATTTTATACTTACTTACACAATATTTGTGCTGAAAGCCAACCatactaaattaaaatacagcAATATTGTATACAACCCACCGTACGATATATGTGA
The Gouania willdenowi chromosome 8, fGouWil2.1, whole genome shotgun sequence genome window above contains:
- the sun1b gene encoding SUN domain-containing protein 1 isoform X11, coding for MDPVYDSPRMSRRSLRLRNRAGFHRDESQVDNSQNYGSGYVPTSRETRVHWNTTSSSATLSSNQRATPRMNLSFSAASTPIRGNYTETDQSHLIQQTVTTGTVNEQQDHYAFHNPSSVNGNTSVSQSPLSMNGYMCRNCLLNSQETDSCYTQSSSQARSSQAAETGADFLSSSSSPFTSIYTRDRRLKKAGFLGTVSNGCARCCKQAMASVVSLFITICSYAFWVGSKVRSQSEKGIHKGIFTSFMDTVRRAGSSSVSHLWMLKQSTLHRMLGHRANDYEGQGTCCHSKAHSSFCGSMNVKELMKQDESHLNLNGSLCDDCKGKQFSQTHSIHAQSSRFHRLGHTLWSSLPSTGLGSGVGYVGHSLLAVLWTLFAFPVAAVRKVFWLLATGWYGLVYLMSALNVFFLTRILPKLWILLWLLLPLLLFLALWLWGPSLAFLSSFPSTTSVPLPVPGSDNTINRNPATPASQVPPIRLPETVSALDLERLKHMEHQLAQLFERIHHRDQREEQLHTPTDKQSLGLWVSSLLEQKIKLLRGELDQENTLRVQSVEERLQQGQAARLADVELLIKALSDKTEEVQQKQQQFEHKAQKQEEEVVTSSADTLSVSEGVKQKEHDALLVEVQRLELELGKIRHDLQGVMGCKGKCEQLDTLQETITSQVTAQMRKQLQALFFDNTGSGEEQREVPESLILWLSQRYVTTPDLQASLAALEQSILRKISLQLEQSRAQTSDKTEFEAEYIVQKVTGTVQHTTTAEGLSEEHVKLIVQNALKLYSQDQIGLVDYALESAGGSILSTRCSETYETKTALMSLFGLPLWYFSQSPRVAIQPDVYPGNCWAFKGSQGYLVIRLSMNIVPSSFSVEHIPKSLSLTGKIASAPRDFTVYGLDDESQEEGKLLGQYTYQEDGESLQTFNVEEQSKAFQIIEVRVLSNWGHPDYTCLYRFRVHGKPSSQ